From one Actinomyces sp. Marseille-P3109 genomic stretch:
- a CDS encoding DNA-directed RNA polymerase subunit beta' yields MLDANVFDRIQLGLATAEDIRSWSHGEVKKPETINYRTLKPEKDGLFCEKIFGPTRDWECACGKYKRVRYKGIVCERCGVEVTRSKVRRERMAHIKLAAPVTHIWYFKGVPSRLGYLLNLAPKDLEKVIYFAAYMVTEVDEEGRHDDLPSLRNELEVKKKHLEESGQAEVEARQQRLEEDLAQLEAEGAEASQREKLRKTAEREITAMRRRNQRALEHMDKVWDRFVSLKVGDLEGDEVLYRDMVADYGIYFKGAMGAEAIQARLRSFDLEAEAAALAEIVENGTGQRKTRAIKRLKVVNAFRMTGTAPESMVLDNIPVIPPDLRPMVQLDGGRFATSDLNDLYRRVINRNNRLKRLMDLGAPTIIVNNEKRMLQDAVDALFDNGRRGRPVTGVGNRPLKSLSDMLKGKQGRFRQNLLGKRVDYSGRSVIVVGPQLKLHQCGLPSQMALELFKPFVMKRLVELKEAQNVKAAKRMVERANPKVWDVLAEVIREHPVLLNRAPTLHRLGIQAFEPQLIEGKAIQLHPLVCGAFNADFDGDQMAVHLPLGAEAQAEARILMLSSNNILKPSDGRPVTMPSQDMIIGTYYLTSDPDPAVEVERDAEGNEIVPAFSSFAEAVMAYDFGKLHVNAACDIRFEEGIAAPEGWEPPEDWNEGSPITLRTSLGRALFNTSLPETFPYVNYVVDKKQLGNIVNALAENYSRVEVAASLDALKANGFYWSTWSGITVAFADVVSPEAKQEILIRYENEAAEIEEQFELGALTEDDRYASLIDIWTKATAEVAEAMRENFPQRNTVYQMVVSGARGNWDQIRQLAGMRGLVADPKQRLIERPIKSNYREGLSVLEYFIATHGARKGLADTALRTADSGYLTRRLVDVSQDVIVREEDCGTRKGLTKRIFSWIEAGDELIKEPSEILGTTVFGTTLARDAIDAEGNLIIEAGADLGDAEIQAAIDAGIEEITVRSVLTCDSNVGTCAACYGRSLATGKRVDIGEAVGIIAAQSIGEPGTQLTMRTFHTGGAAGAADITQGLPRVQELFEARTPKGEAAVAEAAGTLKIEDDADGKRLVITRDDGEEDVIVPVSRRQRLLVADGDHVEPGLALTEGPVDPKKVLRLRSVAATQRHLVEEVQEVYRSQGVDIHSKHIEVIVRQMLRRVTVLDSGDTNLLQGDLVDVMHYRAENRRVMAEGGKTATGRTELMGITKASLATDSWLSAASFQETTRVLTEAAMNGKSDPLLGLKENVILGKLIPAGTGLARYSDIEVEPTEEVKAEVFSRVDLGDNVFGESVALDDFHFGGDLRADFSDDFRTGFSSSEDVEF; encoded by the coding sequence GTGCTCGACGCCAACGTGTTCGACAGGATCCAGCTCGGCCTCGCCACCGCGGAGGACATTCGCTCGTGGTCCCACGGCGAGGTCAAGAAGCCCGAGACCATCAACTACCGCACCCTCAAGCCCGAGAAGGACGGCCTGTTCTGCGAGAAGATCTTCGGCCCCACCCGGGACTGGGAGTGCGCCTGCGGTAAGTACAAGCGCGTGCGCTACAAGGGCATCGTCTGCGAGCGCTGCGGGGTCGAGGTCACTCGCTCCAAGGTGCGTCGCGAGCGCATGGCCCACATCAAGCTCGCCGCGCCGGTCACCCACATCTGGTACTTCAAGGGCGTCCCCTCGCGCCTGGGCTACCTGCTCAATCTCGCGCCCAAGGACCTGGAGAAGGTCATCTACTTCGCGGCCTACATGGTCACCGAGGTCGACGAGGAGGGCCGTCACGACGACCTGCCCTCGCTGCGCAACGAGCTCGAGGTCAAGAAGAAGCACCTCGAGGAGTCCGGTCAGGCCGAGGTCGAGGCGCGCCAGCAGCGCCTCGAGGAGGATCTCGCCCAGCTCGAGGCCGAGGGCGCCGAGGCCTCCCAGCGCGAGAAGCTCCGCAAGACCGCCGAGCGCGAGATCACGGCCATGCGCCGTCGCAACCAGCGCGCCCTGGAGCATATGGACAAGGTCTGGGACCGCTTCGTGAGCCTCAAGGTCGGTGACCTGGAGGGTGACGAGGTCCTCTACCGCGACATGGTCGCCGACTACGGCATCTACTTCAAGGGCGCCATGGGCGCCGAGGCCATCCAGGCGCGCCTGCGCAGCTTCGACCTGGAGGCCGAGGCCGCCGCCCTGGCCGAGATCGTCGAGAACGGCACCGGCCAGCGCAAGACCCGCGCCATCAAGCGCCTCAAGGTCGTCAACGCCTTCCGCATGACCGGCACCGCCCCGGAGTCGATGGTCCTGGACAACATCCCGGTCATCCCGCCGGACCTGCGCCCCATGGTCCAGCTCGACGGTGGGCGCTTCGCCACCAGTGACCTCAACGACCTCTACCGCCGGGTCATCAACCGCAATAACCGCCTCAAGCGGCTCATGGACCTGGGTGCCCCGACGATCATCGTCAACAACGAGAAGCGCATGCTTCAGGACGCCGTCGACGCCCTGTTCGACAACGGCCGTCGCGGCCGCCCGGTCACCGGCGTGGGCAACCGCCCGCTGAAGTCCCTGTCCGACATGCTCAAGGGCAAGCAGGGCCGCTTCCGCCAGAACCTCCTGGGCAAGCGCGTGGACTACTCCGGCCGTAGCGTCATCGTCGTCGGTCCTCAGCTCAAGCTGCACCAGTGCGGTCTGCCCAGTCAGATGGCCCTGGAGCTGTTCAAGCCCTTCGTCATGAAGCGGCTCGTCGAGCTCAAGGAGGCCCAGAACGTCAAGGCCGCCAAGCGCATGGTCGAGCGCGCCAACCCCAAGGTCTGGGACGTCCTGGCCGAGGTCATCCGCGAGCACCCCGTGCTGCTCAACCGCGCCCCCACCCTGCACCGTCTGGGCATCCAGGCCTTCGAGCCCCAGCTCATCGAGGGCAAGGCCATCCAGCTGCACCCGCTGGTGTGCGGCGCCTTCAACGCCGACTTCGACGGCGACCAGATGGCGGTCCACCTGCCGCTGGGCGCCGAGGCGCAGGCCGAGGCCCGCATCCTCATGCTGTCCTCGAACAACATCCTCAAGCCCTCCGACGGGCGCCCCGTGACCATGCCCAGCCAGGACATGATCATCGGCACCTACTACCTCACCTCCGACCCCGACCCGGCGGTCGAGGTCGAGCGCGACGCCGAGGGCAACGAGATCGTCCCGGCCTTCTCCTCCTTCGCGGAGGCGGTCATGGCCTACGACTTCGGCAAGCTCCACGTCAACGCCGCCTGCGACATCCGCTTCGAGGAGGGCATCGCCGCGCCCGAGGGCTGGGAGCCGCCCGAGGACTGGAACGAGGGCTCTCCGATCACCCTGCGCACCTCGCTGGGACGGGCCCTGTTCAACACCTCGCTGCCCGAGACCTTCCCCTACGTCAACTACGTCGTGGATAAGAAGCAGCTGGGCAACATCGTCAACGCCCTGGCGGAGAACTACTCCCGCGTGGAGGTCGCCGCCTCCCTGGACGCCCTCAAGGCCAACGGCTTCTACTGGTCCACCTGGTCCGGTATCACCGTTGCCTTCGCCGACGTCGTCTCCCCGGAGGCCAAGCAGGAGATCCTCATTCGCTACGAGAACGAGGCCGCCGAGATCGAGGAGCAGTTCGAGCTCGGTGCCCTCACCGAGGACGACCGCTACGCCTCGCTCATCGACATCTGGACCAAGGCCACCGCCGAGGTCGCCGAGGCGATGCGCGAGAACTTCCCGCAGCGCAACACCGTCTACCAGATGGTGGTCTCCGGGGCCCGAGGCAACTGGGACCAGATCCGCCAGCTCGCCGGTATGCGCGGTCTGGTGGCCGACCCCAAGCAGCGCCTCATCGAGCGTCCCATCAAGTCGAACTACCGCGAGGGCCTGAGCGTCCTGGAGTACTTCATCGCCACCCACGGCGCTCGTAAGGGTCTGGCGGACACGGCGCTGCGTACCGCCGACTCCGGCTACCTCACGCGTCGTCTGGTCGACGTCTCCCAGGACGTCATCGTCCGTGAGGAGGACTGCGGCACTCGCAAGGGCCTGACCAAGCGGATCTTCTCCTGGATCGAGGCCGGCGACGAGCTCATCAAGGAGCCCTCGGAGATCCTGGGCACCACCGTGTTCGGCACCACCCTGGCGCGCGATGCCATCGATGCCGAGGGCAACCTCATCATCGAGGCGGGCGCCGACCTCGGCGACGCCGAGATTCAGGCCGCCATCGACGCGGGTATCGAGGAGATCACGGTCCGCTCCGTGCTCACCTGCGACTCCAACGTCGGTACCTGCGCCGCCTGCTACGGCCGCTCCCTGGCCACCGGTAAGCGCGTCGACATCGGTGAGGCCGTCGGCATCATCGCCGCCCAGTCCATCGGTGAGCCCGGCACGCAGCTGACCATGCGTACCTTCCACACCGGTGGTGCGGCCGGTGCCGCGGACATCACCCAGGGTCTGCCCCGTGTGCAGGAGCTCTTCGAGGCCCGCACTCCCAAGGGTGAGGCCGCCGTGGCCGAGGCCGCCGGCACCCTCAAGATCGAGGACGACGCCGACGGCAAGCGTCTGGTCATCACCCGTGACGACGGCGAGGAGGACGTCATCGTCCCGGTCTCGCGTCGTCAGCGCCTGCTGGTGGCCGACGGCGACCACGTCGAGCCCGGCCTGGCCCTCACCGAGGGACCGGTCGACCCCAAGAAGGTCCTGCGCCTGCGCTCGGTGGCCGCCACCCAGCGCCACCTCGTCGAGGAGGTCCAGGAGGTCTACCGCTCCCAGGGCGTGGACATCCACTCCAAGCACATCGAGGTCATCGTGCGCCAGATGCTGCGCCGTGTGACCGTGCTGGACTCCGGGGACACCAACCTCCTCCAGGGAGACCTGGTGGACGTCATGCACTACCGTGCCGAGAACCGCCGGGTCATGGCCGAGGGCGGTAAGACCGCCACCGGCCGTACCGAGCTCATGGGAATCACCAAGGCCTCGCTGGCCACGGACTCCTGGCTGAGCGCCGCCTCCTTCCAGGAGACCACGCGCGTGCTCACCGAGGCCGCCATGAACGGCAAGTCCGACCCGCTGCTGGGCCTCAAGGAGAACGTCATCCTCGGTAAGCTCATCCCCGCCGGTACGGGCCTGGCCCGCTACTCGGATATCGAGGTCGAGCCCACCGAGGAGGTCAAGGCCGAGGTCTTCTCCCGCGTGGACCTGGGGGACAACGTCTTCGGCGAGTCCGTCGCCCTGGACGACTTCCACTTCGGCGGCGACCTGCGTGCGGACTTCTCCGATGACTTCCGCACCGGCTTCTCCAGCAGCGAGGACGTCGAGTTCTAG
- a CDS encoding DUF6912 family protein, with amino-acid sequence MRIYLPATAAHLRVAVLGSPQEPLLAHAATPALAHALPEEDEEGLEVSASLCAADASLVLLAEPGAEGLADRRIVIAADVDAEHVRELAVEGDVLPGTVEVSAEIPWDDVAALLVDEAEAEADVHAARLGDEDAFERAAEADLLWYDVTEREALASSLGV; translated from the coding sequence ATGCGCATCTACCTTCCCGCCACCGCCGCGCACCTGCGCGTCGCCGTCCTCGGCTCGCCACAGGAGCCCCTCCTGGCTCACGCCGCCACCCCCGCCCTCGCCCACGCCCTGCCGGAGGAGGACGAGGAGGGGCTGGAGGTCTCCGCCTCGCTGTGCGCCGCCGATGCCTCCCTCGTGCTGCTGGCCGAGCCCGGCGCCGAGGGGCTGGCCGACCGACGTATCGTCATCGCCGCCGACGTCGACGCCGAGCACGTGCGTGAGCTCGCCGTCGAGGGGGACGTCCTGCCCGGCACCGTCGAGGTGAGCGCCGAGATCCCCTGGGATGACGTGGCCGCCCTGCTCGTGGACGAGGCTGAGGCGGAGGCCGACGTGCATGCCGCCCGGCTCGGCGACGAGGACGCCTTCGAGCGTGCGGCCGAGGCCGACCTGCTCTGGTACGACGTCACCGAGCGCGAGGCGCTGGCCAGCAGCCTCGGGGTCTGA
- the rplL gene encoding 50S ribosomal protein L7/L12 yields the protein MAKLTTEELIEQFKELTLIELSEFVKAFEETFDVTAAAPAAVAVAAAPGAAGGEAAAEEKDEFDVILEAAGDKKIQVIKEVRALTSLGLKEAKELVDGAPKPVLEGANKEAAEKAKEQLEGAGATVTLK from the coding sequence ATGGCGAAGCTGACCACCGAAGAGCTCATCGAGCAGTTCAAGGAGCTCACCCTCATCGAGCTCTCCGAGTTCGTCAAGGCCTTCGAGGAGACCTTCGACGTCACCGCCGCCGCTCCGGCCGCCGTGGCCGTTGCTGCCGCCCCCGGCGCTGCCGGTGGCGAGGCCGCCGCCGAGGAGAAGGACGAGTTCGACGTCATCCTCGAGGCCGCCGGCGACAAGAAGATCCAGGTCATCAAGGAGGTGCGCGCCCTGACCTCCCTCGGCCTGAAGGAGGCCAAGGAGCTCGTCGACGGCGCTCCCAAGCCCGTCCTCGAGGGCGCCAACAAGGAGGCCGCCGAGAAGGCCAAGGAGCAGCTCGAGGGCGCCGGCGCCACCGTCACCCTCAAGTGA
- a CDS encoding AAA family ATPase, whose protein sequence is MSAPGAGILLALSGDDADILRALSQSGSGLCVVRRCADLPELLSAGMAGLASFALLDTGFDEIDRTVLDRLGRAGLSGLLLVEAREEERWRSAGWPVLSRDSAPSRIRSVMQDLVRRGAAGTGASSPASSIAAGTALDAPARPAATSNDWLSAATPPSPASSAPTASHSAAQETARLEELWRQSPGPDGAGEAPAPPGPMSFAPGPGAFAGGPSGPGRAQRAGEGSPEDFAVPPSVAPGRSHTVMAAPGAAGGSHPGSQASAPDGGRGRIVLVWGPHGAPGRSTVAASLAHGLAASGGAILVDADVEAPSLVQILGMPEDSSALAGAARLATHGRLDAESFQRVLAPVGDGLSLLGGLGRAGRWRELPPASMTEVWLQCRQAAAWTVVDVAGGVIDDDVDDFTLEPGRGAVTADLVSRADVVLVVGGADPVGVRRLLQLLDEVGSSATPSGRVEVVVNRVRASAAGPSPQQALREALARFGGLEDIVLLPDDAATADSCLLQGRSVLEGAPGSSLGKALSALVDRIDPQAGAARKGSSSRRSLLRRRKKRDKAHGSAGRTKAEARAANGRRRSTTRSRGGRRRRGDGSPAAGAHMPAPGAPHSTARAPQPSQRPVPPSAQPPTQPPLPPQMPSRWEGPGLSRGVGQDPSPSPGGNRGGREGGDDGPPAPPRTGRHRY, encoded by the coding sequence GTGAGTGCCCCGGGCGCCGGGATCCTCCTGGCCCTCAGCGGCGACGACGCCGACATCCTGCGCGCGCTGAGTCAGTCGGGAAGCGGACTGTGCGTCGTACGCAGGTGCGCCGACCTGCCCGAGCTGCTCTCGGCGGGCATGGCCGGGTTGGCGTCCTTCGCTCTGCTGGACACCGGGTTCGACGAGATCGACCGCACCGTCCTGGACCGGCTCGGCCGTGCCGGCCTGAGCGGGCTGCTCCTGGTGGAGGCCCGCGAGGAGGAGCGCTGGCGCAGCGCGGGGTGGCCGGTCCTGAGCCGCGACTCGGCCCCCAGCCGCATCCGCTCCGTGATGCAGGACCTCGTGCGCCGCGGCGCGGCCGGCACCGGAGCGTCCTCACCGGCCTCCTCCATCGCGGCCGGGACAGCCCTTGATGCCCCAGCACGCCCGGCGGCAACGAGCAACGACTGGCTGAGCGCCGCCACGCCCCCGTCACCCGCTTCGTCTGCGCCGACCGCATCGCACAGTGCCGCGCAGGAGACCGCCCGGCTCGAGGAATTGTGGCGGCAGTCTCCCGGGCCGGACGGAGCCGGGGAGGCGCCTGCTCCACCCGGCCCCATGTCCTTCGCCCCCGGTCCCGGTGCGTTCGCGGGTGGACCCTCGGGGCCGGGGCGGGCGCAGCGCGCAGGCGAGGGCTCCCCGGAGGACTTCGCGGTGCCGCCGTCGGTCGCGCCGGGCAGGTCGCACACCGTCATGGCCGCTCCGGGTGCCGCGGGTGGCTCACACCCCGGCTCTCAGGCCTCGGCACCCGACGGCGGGCGCGGGCGGATCGTCCTGGTGTGGGGGCCGCACGGTGCCCCCGGGCGCTCAACCGTGGCCGCCTCCCTCGCTCACGGCCTGGCCGCCTCCGGCGGGGCGATTCTTGTCGACGCCGACGTCGAGGCCCCCAGCCTGGTCCAGATCCTCGGAATGCCGGAGGACTCCTCGGCCCTGGCCGGAGCCGCCCGCCTAGCCACCCACGGCCGGCTCGACGCCGAGAGCTTCCAGCGGGTCCTGGCCCCGGTGGGCGATGGGCTCTCGCTACTGGGAGGGCTGGGACGGGCCGGGCGCTGGCGGGAGCTGCCGCCAGCCTCCATGACCGAGGTCTGGCTCCAGTGCCGTCAGGCCGCGGCCTGGACCGTCGTCGACGTCGCCGGTGGTGTCATCGACGACGACGTCGACGACTTCACGCTCGAGCCCGGACGCGGGGCGGTCACCGCGGACCTGGTGTCCCGCGCCGATGTCGTGCTGGTGGTCGGCGGGGCGGACCCGGTGGGTGTGCGCCGCCTGCTCCAGCTCCTGGACGAGGTGGGCTCCTCCGCGACGCCCAGCGGCCGGGTCGAGGTCGTCGTCAACCGGGTGCGGGCCTCGGCCGCCGGGCCCTCTCCCCAGCAGGCGCTGCGTGAGGCCCTGGCACGTTTCGGTGGACTGGAGGACATCGTCCTGCTGCCTGATGACGCGGCGACCGCCGATTCCTGCCTGCTTCAGGGACGCAGCGTCCTGGAGGGGGCGCCCGGCAGCTCGCTGGGGAAGGCGCTGAGCGCACTCGTCGATCGTATCGACCCGCAGGCCGGTGCCGCCCGGAAGGGCAGCTCCTCGCGCCGGTCGCTGCTGCGCCGCCGTAAGAAGCGTGACAAGGCCCATGGCTCCGCGGGCCGGACCAAGGCCGAGGCCAGGGCCGCCAACGGGAGGAGGCGCTCCACCACGCGCAGCAGGGGCGGGCGGCGGCGGCGCGGCGACGGCTCCCCGGCGGCCGGCGCCCACATGCCGGCTCCTGGGGCGCCTCACTCCACTGCGCGCGCCCCGCAGCCGTCGCAGCGGCCTGTACCGCCGTCGGCCCAGCCTCCGACTCAGCCGCCGTTGCCGCCGCAGATGCCGTCGCGCTGGGAGGGGCCGGGCCTGAGCCGCGGGGTGGGGCAGGACCCGAGCCCGAGCCCGGGAGGCAACCGAGGCGGCCGCGAGGGAGGCGATGACGGTCCTCCGGCGCCGCCAAGAACGGGGCGCCATCGGTACTGA
- the rpoB gene encoding DNA-directed RNA polymerase subunit beta → MAASRTSAPTAADIAARTASRRINFAKIAEPMQAPNLLALQTESFDWLVGNERWRERMIAANKAHPGSLPETSGLEEIFDEISPIEDFGETMALSFHDHRFEEPKYTAEECQEKDLTYSAPLYVVADFENFSTGEIKSQTVFMGDFPLMTDKGTFIVNGSERVVVSQLVRSPGVYFERTTEKATDKFVYNVKFIPSRGAWLEFEIDKSDRVAVRIDRKRKQDVTVFLLALGMDESEIRKEFADFPALTSALDEDRKITTQDEALLDIYKKIRPGEPPSVEAGRTLLENFYFNPKRYDLAKVGRYKINKKLGLASDLTESTLRIEDIVAALRYLLALHAGAETVEGVRDGEITEIAVEYDDIDHLGNRRIRAVGELIQAQVRTGMSRMERQVRERMTTQDVEAITPNTLINIRPVTAAIKEFFGTSQLSQFMDQNNPLAGLTHKRRLSALGPGGLSRERASMEVRDVHTSHYGRMCPIESPEGPNIGLIGSLATFGRINPFGFVETPYRVVVDGHVTDETHYLTADDEDRHVIAQANVTLTEDGHFAEDHVLCRVTGGEPALVPSSQVDLMDVSPRQMVSVGTSLIPFLEHDDANRALMGANMQRQAVPLIRPDAPLVGTGMERRTAVDAGDVLVADKAGVVTEVCADFVRVANDDGTEKVYKVAKFRRSNQGNCYNQRVVATEGERVEVGSVLADGPATNEGDLALGQNLLVAFMTWEGLNYEDAIIVSQRVVAEDMLTSIHIEEHEVDARDTKLGAEEITRDIPNVSEETLANLDERGIIRIGAEVRSGDILVGKVTPKGETELTSEERLLRAIFGEKAREVRDTSLRVPHGEYGIVTGVREIDAASDDAELPAGVNRMVRVYIAQRRKITVGDKLSGRHGNKGVISKILPVEDMPFLADGTPVDVILNPLGVPSRMNVGQVLELHLGWVASRGWDATAAQEAGEAWTANLPANGIKAEPRTPVATPVFDGVRDNELMGLLNSTLPTSDGLQLVEPNGKARLFDGRSGEPFPYPISVGYMYILKLHHLVDDKIHARSTGPYSMITQQPLGGKAQFGGQRFGEMEVWAMEAYGAAHALQELLTVKSDDVNGRVKVYEAIVKGEDIPEPGIPESFKVLMKEMQSLCLNVEALDAEGSAIALDDTDDDGSRAAEELGFDLGRRPGGATASTVDEI, encoded by the coding sequence TTGGCTGCCTCGCGCACCTCTGCACCCACTGCTGCTGACATCGCCGCTCGTACCGCGTCGCGTCGTATCAACTTTGCCAAGATCGCCGAGCCCATGCAGGCTCCGAATCTGCTCGCCCTCCAGACCGAGAGCTTCGACTGGCTCGTCGGCAACGAGAGGTGGCGCGAGCGGATGATCGCCGCCAACAAGGCGCACCCAGGCTCCCTGCCCGAGACCTCCGGTCTGGAGGAGATCTTCGACGAGATCTCCCCGATCGAGGACTTCGGGGAGACCATGGCTCTGTCCTTCCACGACCACCGCTTCGAGGAGCCGAAGTACACGGCCGAGGAGTGCCAGGAGAAGGACCTCACCTACTCCGCCCCCCTTTACGTGGTGGCGGACTTCGAGAACTTCTCCACCGGTGAGATCAAGTCCCAGACGGTCTTCATGGGCGACTTCCCGCTCATGACGGACAAGGGCACCTTCATCGTCAACGGCTCGGAGCGCGTCGTCGTCTCCCAGCTCGTGCGTTCGCCCGGCGTGTACTTCGAGCGCACCACCGAGAAGGCCACGGACAAGTTCGTCTACAACGTCAAGTTCATCCCCTCGCGCGGCGCCTGGCTCGAGTTCGAGATCGACAAGTCCGACCGCGTCGCCGTGCGCATCGACCGCAAGCGCAAGCAGGACGTCACCGTCTTCCTGCTGGCCCTGGGCATGGACGAGTCGGAGATCCGCAAGGAGTTCGCCGACTTCCCGGCCCTGACCTCCGCCCTGGACGAGGACCGCAAGATCACCACCCAGGACGAGGCGCTCCTGGACATCTACAAGAAGATCCGCCCCGGCGAGCCGCCGAGCGTCGAGGCCGGTCGCACCCTGCTGGAGAACTTCTACTTCAACCCCAAGCGCTACGACCTGGCCAAGGTCGGCCGCTACAAGATCAACAAGAAGCTGGGCCTGGCCTCGGACCTGACCGAGTCCACCCTGCGGATCGAGGACATCGTCGCGGCCCTGCGCTACCTGCTGGCCCTGCACGCCGGTGCCGAGACCGTCGAGGGCGTGCGCGACGGTGAGATCACCGAGATCGCCGTCGAGTACGACGACATCGACCACCTGGGCAACCGCCGCATCCGCGCCGTCGGCGAGCTCATCCAGGCGCAGGTGCGCACCGGTATGAGCCGCATGGAGCGTCAGGTGCGCGAGCGCATGACCACCCAGGACGTCGAGGCCATCACGCCGAACACGCTCATCAACATCCGGCCGGTGACGGCCGCGATCAAGGAGTTCTTCGGCACCTCCCAGCTGAGCCAGTTCATGGACCAGAACAACCCGCTGGCGGGTCTGACCCACAAGCGCCGTCTGAGTGCCCTGGGCCCCGGCGGACTGTCCCGTGAGCGCGCCTCCATGGAGGTCCGCGACGTCCACACCTCGCACTACGGGCGCATGTGCCCCATCGAGTCCCCCGAGGGCCCCAACATCGGCCTCATCGGCTCGCTGGCCACCTTCGGGCGCATCAACCCCTTCGGCTTCGTCGAGACCCCCTACCGCGTCGTCGTCGACGGCCACGTCACCGACGAGACCCACTACCTGACGGCCGACGACGAGGACCGCCACGTCATCGCCCAGGCCAACGTCACCCTCACCGAGGACGGCCACTTCGCCGAGGACCACGTCCTGTGCCGCGTCACCGGCGGTGAGCCGGCCCTCGTGCCCTCCTCGCAGGTGGACCTCATGGACGTCTCCCCGCGCCAGATGGTGTCGGTGGGCACCTCCCTCATCCCGTTCCTCGAGCACGACGACGCCAACCGCGCCCTCATGGGCGCCAACATGCAGCGCCAGGCCGTGCCGCTCATCCGCCCCGACGCCCCGCTGGTGGGCACGGGCATGGAGCGGCGCACCGCCGTCGACGCCGGTGACGTCCTCGTGGCCGACAAGGCCGGAGTCGTCACCGAGGTCTGCGCGGACTTCGTGCGCGTGGCGAACGACGACGGCACCGAGAAGGTCTACAAGGTCGCCAAGTTCCGCCGCTCCAACCAGGGCAACTGCTACAACCAGCGGGTCGTGGCCACCGAGGGCGAGCGCGTCGAGGTCGGATCGGTCCTGGCCGACGGCCCCGCCACCAACGAGGGCGACCTGGCCCTGGGCCAGAACCTCCTGGTCGCCTTCATGACCTGGGAGGGCCTCAACTACGAGGACGCCATCATCGTCTCCCAGCGCGTGGTCGCCGAGGACATGCTCACCTCGATCCACATCGAGGAGCACGAGGTCGACGCCCGCGACACCAAGCTGGGCGCCGAGGAGATCACCCGGGACATCCCCAACGTCAGCGAGGAGACCCTGGCCAACCTCGACGAGCGCGGCATCATCCGCATCGGCGCCGAGGTCCGCAGCGGCGACATCCTCGTGGGCAAGGTGACGCCCAAGGGCGAGACCGAGCTGACCAGCGAGGAGCGCCTCCTGCGCGCCATCTTCGGTGAGAAGGCCCGCGAGGTCCGTGACACCTCCCTGCGCGTGCCCCACGGCGAGTACGGCATCGTCACCGGTGTGCGCGAGATCGACGCCGCCTCCGACGACGCCGAGCTGCCCGCGGGAGTCAACCGCATGGTGCGTGTCTACATCGCCCAGCGCCGCAAGATCACCGTGGGGGACAAGCTCTCGGGCCGTCACGGCAACAAGGGCGTCATCTCCAAGATCCTGCCCGTGGAGGACATGCCCTTCCTGGCCGACGGCACTCCGGTCGACGTCATCCTCAACCCGCTGGGCGTGCCCAGCCGCATGAACGTCGGCCAGGTCCTCGAGCTGCACCTGGGCTGGGTGGCCTCCCGCGGCTGGGACGCCACCGCCGCCCAGGAGGCCGGCGAGGCCTGGACCGCGAACCTGCCCGCGAACGGCATCAAGGCCGAGCCCCGCACGCCGGTGGCCACGCCCGTCTTCGACGGTGTGCGCGACAACGAGCTCATGGGGCTGCTGAACTCCACGCTGCCGACCTCCGACGGCCTGCAGCTGGTGGAGCCCAACGGCAAGGCGCGCCTGTTCGACGGCCGCTCCGGTGAGCCCTTCCCGTACCCCATCTCGGTGGGTTACATGTACATCCTCAAGCTCCACCACCTCGTGGATGACAAGATCCACGCCCGCTCCACGGGTCCGTACTCCATGATCACGCAGCAGCCGCTGGGTGGTAAGGCCCAGTTCGGTGGTCAGCGCTTCGGTGAGATGGAGGTGTGGGCCATGGAGGCGTACGGCGCCGCCCACGCCCTCCAGGAGCTCCTCACCGTCAAGTCCGACGACGTCAACGGTCGTGTCAAGGTCTACGAGGCCATCGTCAAGGGTGAGGACATCCCCGAGCCCGGCATCCCCGAGTCCTTCAAGGTGCTCATGAAGGAGATGCAGTCGCTGTGCCTGAACGTCGAGGCCCTGGACGCCGAGGGCAGCGCCATCGCCCTGGACGACACCGACGACGACGGCTCGCGCGCCGCCGAGGAGCTCGGCTTCGACCTGGGCCGGCGCCCGGGCGGGGCCACCGCCTCCACGGTCGACGAGATCTGA
- the rplJ gene encoding 50S ribosomal protein L10, which yields MARPDKEAAVAALADKFRQADAVLLTEYRGLSVAQLKELRRSLSGNAEYTVVKNTLAAIAARQVGLEGFADDLTGPSALTFVTGEPVEAAKALRDFAKDNQQLVIKGGVMDGAVLSADGVDQLASLESREVLLAKTAGAVKASLSKAAYLFAAPASQAVRTVDALREKQETAA from the coding sequence ATGGCACGGCCTGACAAGGAAGCAGCCGTCGCTGCTCTGGCGGACAAGTTCCGCCAGGCTGACGCGGTCCTGCTGACTGAGTACCGGGGACTGAGTGTCGCCCAGCTCAAGGAGCTGCGTCGTTCCCTCTCCGGTAACGCCGAGTACACCGTGGTGAAGAACACGCTTGCTGCGATCGCTGCCCGCCAGGTCGGGCTCGAGGGCTTCGCCGACGACCTCACGGGCCCCTCCGCCCTGACCTTCGTCACCGGTGAACCGGTTGAGGCTGCCAAGGCTCTGCGTGACTTCGCCAAGGACAACCAGCAGCTCGTCATCAAGGGCGGTGTCATGGACGGCGCCGTGCTGTCCGCCGACGGCGTTGACCAGCTTGCCTCTCTCGAGTCCCGCGAGGTGCTGCTCGCCAAGACCGCGGGCGCCGTCAAGGCGTCCCTGTCCAAGGCTGCGTACCTCTTCGCCGCACCGGCCTCCCAGGCCGTGCGCACCGTCGACGCCCTGCGCGAGAAGCAGGAGACCGCGGCCTGA